The Myxococcaceae bacterium JPH2 genome includes the window TCCTCGCCAGACGGGCACTGCCGCCCGTTCGACGCGCGGGCGCAGGGCACGGTCGGCGGCAACGGCGTGGCCTGCGTGGTGCTCAAGCGCGTGGAGGACGCCGTGCGGGATGGCGACGCCATCTACGCCGTCATCAAGTCCACCGCGACGAACAACGACGGACACGTGAAGTCGGGCTACACGGCGCCCAGCGTGCAGGGCCAGGCGGCCGTCATCACCCAGGCGCTGGAGCGCGCCGGCGTGAAGCCCCAGGACATCCAGTACGTCGAGGCCCACGGCACGGCCACGCCGCTGGGAGACCCCATCGAGGTGGCGGCGCTCCACCGCGCCTATGCCTTGGGGACCGAGCAGCGCGCCACCATCGCGCTGGCCTCGGTGAAGTCGAACATTGGCCACCTGGACACCGTGGCGGGGCTCGCGGGGCTCATCAAGGCCGCGCTGTCGCTGCACCACGGTGAGATTCCCGCGAGCCTCCACTTCGAGAAGCCCAACCCGCAGATTGCCTTCGACGCGGGTCCCTTCTTCGTCAACACCGCCCTCCGTCCCTGGCCTCGAAGCGAGACGCCCCGTCGCGCGGCCGTCAGCTCCTTCGGCATCGGAGGCACCAACGCCCACGCCATCCTCGAGGAGTCCCCCATGTCGCGGAGCGGATCCACCAACCGCCCCCACCATGTCGTCGTCGTCTCGGCGCGCATCCCCGAGGCGCTGGACGCGGCGTCGAGGAACCTCGCCGAGCACGCCCGCGCGAACGCGGAGACGGTGTCCATCGCGGACGTGGCCTTCACCCTCGCCACGGGCCGGCAGGGCTTCGAGTACCGCCGCGCCGTGGTGGCCTCCGATGCGGACTCGCTCGTGCGTCAGCTCGTGAAGCCCGCGACGCCGCGCCATGTCGCGGAGCCCGAGGCGGCCCGCGAGCGTCGCGTGGCCTTCGTGTTCCCAGGCCAGGGCGCGCAGCAGCTCGGCATGGGGAGCGAGCTGTACGCCGCCGAGCCTGACTTCCGCGCGACCGTGGATGCGTGTCTCGGCCACCTGGACGCGTCCTTGGCCCCTCAGGTGCGCGCCTTGCTGGGACTGGGCGAAGCGTCCGCCACGCCGCGTCTGGGCGACACCCGGGTCGCGCTGCCCGCGCTGTTCATCGTGGAGATTGCACTGGCGCGGCTGTGGATGACCTGGGGCATCCGCCCTCACGCCGTCGTGGGACACAGCTTCGGTGAGTACGCCGCGGCCTGCATCGCCGGAGTGCTCCCGCTGGAGGATGCCCTGCGGCTGGCGGTGGTTCGCGGCGAACTCATGCAGCGCCTGCCTGAAGGCGCGATGCTGGGCGTGGCGATGCCGGAGGCGCAGCTCCTCCCGCTGCTGTCGGCGAAGGTGAACGTGGCGGCGGTCAATGCGCCGGATCGCTGCGTCGCCTCCGGTCCGGTGGCGGACATCGAGCGACTCCAGGCCGAGCTGAAGCGCCGAGGCGTCGGCGCGGTGCGGATGCCCGCGCCGCATGCGTTCCACTCCGTGGACGTGGAGCCGCTGATGCCGGTGCTCGCGCGCGAGGTGTCCACGATGCGCCGCGCGGATCCGAGCGTCCGCTACGCGTCTGGACTCACCGGCACGTGGAGCCGCGCTGGCGAGCTGAGGACGCCCAACTACTGGGCCGAGCAGATGCGCCAGCCCGTGCGCTTCGCGGACGCGGTGGGCGCGCTGCTCGAAGACGGCTGCAGCATCCTGCTCGAGGTGGGACCGGGCCAGGACCTGACGCCGCTGGTGCGGAGTTGCCTGGGCGAGGACAAGGAGCGCGTGACGGCGCTGGCCTCGGTGCGGCGCGGTGGCGCGACGCCCGAGCACGCGGGGTTGATGACCGCCTTGGGAGACCTGTGGAGCCTGGGGCTGGAGCCGGAGTGGAGCGCTGTCCACGCGCATGAGCAGCGCCGACGGCTGCACCTGCCCACCTACCCGTTCCAGGAGATCCGCTGCTGGGTCGAATCCAAGCCCAGCGTGGTGGCCGCGCTCCCCGTCGCTCCCGTGCGGAGCGCCCCTGTACCGCAAGAAGTGGCAGCGCCCCCGCCTCCCCCGCCTCCCGCGCCACCGCCCGGGCGCGAGGATGCGCCCCGAGGTGACATCGAAGAACGGCTGGCCGCGCTCTGGCGTGAGCGACTGGGCCTGCCGTTCGTGGGACGCGACGACAACTTCCTGGAGATTGGCGGCAACTCGCTGATGGCGGCGCAGCTCCTCAACCAGGTGCGCGAGGCCTTCGGCGTCCAGCTCCCGCTCGCCGCGCTCTTCGAGGCCCCCACCGTGGCGGGCATCGCCGAGCGCCTGGAGCCGCTGCTGCGTCAGGCCCCCGCCGTCACCGAGAGCGTCGAGCTGCCGCTGGTGCCCCTGCCTCGCACGGGCGAGCTGCCGCTGTCGTTCGTCCAGGAGCGCGTGTGGCGACTGGAGCAGCACCGCCCCGGCCTCTCCGCGTACAACATCCCGTTCATCCTCCGACTGGAGGGCGACCTGGACGCGGGGCTGCTGGACCGCAGCCTCCAGGAAGTCGTCCAGCGTCACGAGGCGCTGCGCACGACCTACGACACCGTCGAAGGTCGCCCCGTTCAGCGCTTCCACCCGCACGTCCGCATCCCCATGGACGTGGTGGAGCTGACCGGCACGCCGGAGGAACGTGAAGTCGAGGCGCTCCGGTTGGCGAAGGAGGACTCGGCGCGTCCGTATGATCTCGTCAACGGACCGGTCATCCGCGCCACGTTGTTGCGGCTCGGTGCGCGGCTGCACGTGCTCATCGGCGGCATCCACCACATCGTCTGCGACACGCTGTCCATCGCGCTGTTCGTCCACGAACTCGGGCAGCTCTACGGCGCGTTCCGACAGGGGCGCCCCTCGCCGCTGCCGCCCTTGCCCGTCCAGTACGCGGACTTCGGCGCGTGGCAGCGACGGGAGATCAGCGAAGGCCGTCTGGCCGAACAGGAGCAGTGGTGGCGTCAGCGACTGGCGGGCATGCCGCGCCAGCTCGATGTGCCCACGGATCGCGCTCGGCCTCTCACCAGCCCCCTCACCTCCGTGCGCATGTCGGTGGACTTCCCGCCGGACCTCGCACGCGAGCTGGGGGCCTTCGGCAAGCGCGAAGGCTTCACCTCGTACATGTTGGTCCTGGCGGCGTGGAACACGGTGCTGCATCGCTACAGCGGCCAGACGGACATCATCGTCGGCACGCCGATCGGGAATCGCACCCGCGCGGAGCTGCTCCCGCTGATTGGCTACGTGGCGCACTCCGCCGCGTTCCGCACGGGCTTCGCGGACAACCCGACGTTCCGCGAGCTGCTGGGCCGGGTGAAGCAGGACGTGGCGGACGCGCAGGGACAGCCGGATGTCCCCTTTGAGTACCTCGTGGAGAAGCTCATCCCCGGCAAGGACATTGGCCGGGGCCGCATGACGGACACCGTGTTCGTGTTCCACAGCGGGATTGCCGGAGGAGCAACGGCGCTGGAGCTGACAGGGGTTCGCGGCTCGTTGATCGATCTGCCGGACGCGCCCGTGCAGTGGGGCGCCACCTTGTCTGACCTCACGCTGGTGCTCGCCGAGGAGCCCGGGCGCGTCCACGGCGCCCTGGAGTACGCGACCGAGTTGTTCGATGCCCCCACCGTGAGGCGCCTGGTGGATCACCTCCAGGTCTTGCTGGGGGCAGCCCTCGCGGCCCCGGATACGCGCGTCTCGCGCCTCCCCCTCGCGACGCCCGAGGAGCACCGCTCCTGGCCTCGCCCGGTGCGGCAGGCCGTATCGCCCGTGTTGACCACGCGGCTCGCCGAGCAGCTCGCGCGCAGCCCCGATGCCGTGGCGATGGCGCGGGGCGATGAGTCCTGGACGTGGCGCGCCCTGGCTGGCTGGGCGAAGGGCCTCGCGACGCGACTGCGGACGCTCGGCGTCCGAACGGGAGATCCGGTGGTGCTGTGCCTGCGCGCCACGCCGGAGAAGCTCGCGGCGCAATGGGGCGCGCTGGAGGCTGGCGCGGCGGTGGTGGCCTTGGGCCCGACGGACCTGGGCACGCTCGCCCTGTACGCGCCCGAGGGCTCGGTCTCACCGCTCGTCCTCACGTGGCGAGGCATGGTGACCTCCACGCGGCTGGACCCATCGCGGGTGGTCTTCGTCGAGGAGCTGCGGGACGCATCGCCTCAGTCCTCCGAAGCCACGTCCATCGGCGCCGACTCGCTCGCGTGGATTCTTCCGGCGGGCGCGGGACAGCCCGCGTGGACGCTCGACCATCGCGCCCTGGCCTCGCTGTTCTCCGCACTGGATGGGCGGTTGTCCGCCAGCCCGGGGGCAACGTGGCTCGCGGCCACGGAGTCCTCCGCGGAACAGGCCGACCTGGAATCCCTGTGGGCGTTGTCACGGGGCATGCGCGTGGCGTTCCCCGCGGCTCAGGTCTCGGCCCGGCTCGTGCGGTTGCAGGGTGGCGGGCCTCGCTCGAAGGCGCTGGACTTGAGCCTCCTGTACTTCGCCAACGACGAGGACTCGCTCAGCGGCCCCAAGTACGAACTGCTCATCGAGGGCGCGAAGTTCGCGGACGCCCACGGGTTCTCCGCGGTGTGGACTCCGGAGCGGCACTTCCATTCCTTCGGAGGTCTCTACCCGCAGCCGGCGGTGGTCGCCGCGGCGCTGTCCACCGTCACGCGCAACCTGCGCCTGCGCTCTGGCAGCGTCGTGCTGCCCTTGCATGATCCGCTGCTCGTCGCCGAGCAGTGGTCCGTGGTGGACAACCTGTCCGGCGGCCGCGTGGACATCTCGGTGGCCACGGGCTGGCACGTGCACGACTTCTCGTTCGCCCCGCAGAACTACGAGGACCGCCGCAACATCCTCCTGCGCAACCTGGAGACCGTGCGCGCCTTGTGGCGCGGCGAGCGGATCCGCCGGATGGGAGGCGGAGGCGTCCAGGTGGAGGTCGCACTCAGGCCCCGTCCCGTCCAGCGCGAGCTGCCCGTGTGGCTCACCGCCACGTCGAGCCCCGAGACGTTCCGACTGGCCGGAGAGCTGGGGGCCGGCGTGCTCACGGGCCTGATGGTCCAGCCGCTGGAGGAGCTGCGGCAGAAGGTGGCGCTGTACCGCGAGGCGTGGCGCCGCAACGGACATCCGGGCCGAGGCCACATCACCGTGATGCTCCACACGTTCATCGGCGACGACGAGCAGGAGGTGCTGAAGACGGTCCGCCAGCCGCTGATGAGCTACTTCCGCAGCTCGGCGGAGATCACCGCGTCGCTGCTGGCGGCCCAGGGCTACCAGGGGGAGATCGACAAGGTCTCCGAGGCAGACCTCCACGCCATCCTGGAGCACACCTTCGAGGGACACGCGAAGCAGACGGGCCTCATCGGCACCATCGAGAGCGGCGTGAAGCGCCTGAGCGTGGTGCGCGACGCCGACGTGGATGAGATCGCCTGCCTCATCGACTTCGGTCTGGAGACCCCTGTCGTGCTGGAGGGCCTGCGCCGACTGGCCAAGGTTCGCGAGCAGCTCGAGCGCGAGGAAGCGGCTCACCGCGTCCAGGTCGTGGCGGAGGCGGAGCAAGGCGTGGATGCGCTGTTGGCGCTGGCCCGCGAGTCAGGCGCCACGTTGCTTCACACGTCCGCGCGCCTGGCCCGAACGCTCGCGGAGCTACCCCAGGCGAAGGAGTCGCTGGGCCCCGTGGGCGCGCTCGTCCTGGACAGCGCGTCCTCGGAATTGGCGAGCGCACTGCATCGCGCCGCGGGCGTGGAGGTCCTCCTGGCGGGCGGTCCGCGCGAGGGCGCACTCCTTCCCCGCGCGCCGCATGAGCGAGTGCCCGAGGGACTTCAGCCGTGGATCCTCGACTCGGGCGGACAGCCCGTGCCCGTGGGCGTGGTGGGCGAGCTGGCCTTGACCGGGGCCGGATTGCCTCGCGGACTCTGGCGCGCGGAGGCGGAGGCCACGCGGCGACTCATGCCGCATCCGCTCGATGCCGAGACACGGCTGTACCGCACGGGACGCAGCGCGCGGCTCCGCGCGGATGGTCGGATTGAACCCGTCACGCTGCCCGCGGCCAAGGCTCCGACTCCGACTCCGAAGCCTCGGACCGAGACACCCTCGGCACCCCGAACGGCGCCCGCACCGCGTCCGGCCGCAGTCCCGGGCTCCACCGCCATCCCGCGCGCGCGGAGGGACCGGCCGTTGCCGCTGTCCTTCGCGCAGCAGCGCCTCTGGTACCTGCAGCAGCTCGACCCTTCGAGCGTGGCGTACAACAACGCCTCCAACTTCCGACTCACCGGGGCGCTCGATGTGGCCGCGCTCCAAGCCGCGCTCGATGAACTGGTGAAGCGCCACGAAGTGCTGCGGACGACCTACGCCCTGACCGAGAGCGGCGCCGAGCAGCGCGTCGCTGATACGGGCGGGCTGCCCATGCGCGTGGAAGACGTCCCGGGCGCCACGGCGGAGGAGCGTGAGGAGGCGATGCTGCGTCGCTGCCGCGAACACTCCGCCCTGCCCTTCGACCTCTCCACGGGGCCGGTGGCCCGAGCGCTGCTGTTCCGCCTGGGCGCAGAGCAGCATGTCTTGAGCCTCGTGTTGCACCACGTCGTCTCCGATGCCTGGTGCACGATGGTGCTCGCGCGCGAGCTGACGGTGCTCTACGCGTGCTTCGGCGCGGGGATTCCGTCGCCCCTGCCCCCCCTTCCGATTCAATACGCGGACTACGCCGTCTGGCAGCGGGAGTGGCTGGAAGGAGCGGTGCTGGCCGAGCAGCTGCGCTGGTGGAAGGAGCAGTTGCTGCACGTCCCCGCGCTGGAGCTGCCCACGGATCGGCCGAGGCCCGCCGTGCAGTCCTATGCGGGAACGAGCCTGCGCCTGCAGTGGCCGCGAGAGCTGTCCGAGCCGTTGCTCCAGCTCGGCAGACGTGAGGGCGCCACGTCCTTCATGGTGTTGCTGGCGCTGTTCCAGACCTTGCTCGGGCGCTACTCGGGCCAGGATGACTTCGCGGTGGGCACGCCCATCGCGGGCC containing:
- a CDS encoding amino acid adenylation domain-containing protein is translated as LSAHGKLDRHALPPPAPDSARVMAARPVERLTPFQQRIAELFRDVLRVEHVGLHDDFFSLGGHSLMATQLVSRLRSTFHVELPLRAFFGAATVARVTEFVEEQFLVRQPSTAQVPPLRTIPRDGELPLSFAQQRLWVLDQVQPGGSHYNMVGALRMEGALNTEALRLALEHLVLRHEPLRATFALKDGQPVQRIQPLSAWPLPLTDLGAFTVEAREAETQRLCIEEAQRSFDLSSGPLLRTRLLRLSEDTHLLLLCMHHIVSDGWSMGVMVREVAAGYAAFASGHKPELPALPIQYVDFAAWQRQWLQGEVLDRHVAWWKDALAEAPRVLELPTDKPRPTVRSMRGALHPVHVPRELSQRLLALARQEGATPFMALFGVWALLLSRYSRQEDLLIGSPIAGRRQGELEGLVGFFVNTLVLRARVRPQDSFRALLTQLRETTLSAYEHQELPFEKLVEELHPQRDLSRGPLVQVIFSLQNTPAEELRAPGLRLIPMEVDNATARFELGLMLTETPDGVRGHIEYSSDLYTPDTAERLARQLHVLLESVVAQPDAPVSRLEVLPSDERRKVVLDWNDTQRPYPSDVTIAEHFARQAAAHPDRIAVECGEERLTYGQLDQRANRLAHWLREQGVGADERVAVCLERGLSLVVSTLAVLKAGGAYIPLDASYPAHRLALMLEDGGPRLMLTTRALHGQLALPDSQVPAVFTEELELGTRPTTAPHSGAGPRNLAYVIFTSGSTGRPKGVAIEHRGILRLVHSATFAGLGAHETWLLLAPLSFDLSVLEMWNPLLNGSRLVIYPADALATDLARLEQVVTQHGVTFSHFSPSLFAQIVEHRPSLLSRLRATHVGGDIIPAAHARRALELARIPVTNGYGPTECTVIATAFTLKDPAQVGDVVPIGPPLDNTVALVLDAQLQPVPIGVPGELYLGGHGLARGYVSRPDLTAERFVPNPVATTPGERLYRTGDLVRWRADGALDFLGRIDHQVKVRGFRIELAEVQSAVRALPGVEDSIVVVREDVPGDRKLVAYVASGAGRPALDSATLRAGVRARLPEYMVPSLFVLLTHLPTSPSGKVDRKALPAPDAMTTGRQGRFVEPSHPLETQLATLWARELGVERVGVHDHLFDDLGGTSLSVVRIAARLREAIQREVPVVWLFEHPTVHDLARRLAKETAPVEAPAPKQTRETPRTVAPSGDIAIIGMAGRFPGAGSIQEFWRNLREGVESITHFPPEAAEHLPGLPEGMELSQHPGFVPAGGVLEGIDRFDAAFFDLSLREAQWMDPQQRLFLQCAWTALEDAGIDPRRPPGPVSLYAGAMDSGYAEAVRGSAALDVASVFELYGTATHEALATKTSFKLGLTGESTMLYTACSTGLVAVHLASQNLRAGLSDVALAGATRIAVPQRTGYIYQEGMVSSPDGHCRPFDARAQGTVGGNGVACVVLKRVEDAVRDGDAIYAVIKSTATNNDGHVKSGYTAPSVQGQAAVITQALERAGVKPQDIQYVEAHGTATPLGDPIEVAALHRAYALGTEQRATIALASVKSNIGHLDTVAGLAGLIKAALSLHHGEIPASLHFEKPNPQIAFDAGPFFVNTALRPWPRSETPRRAAVSSFGIGGTNAHAILEESPMSRSGSTNRPHHVVVVSARIPEALDAASRNLAEHARANAETVSIADVAFTLATGRQGFEYRRAVVASDADSLVRQLVKPATPRHVAEPEAARERRVAFVFPGQGAQQLGMGSELYAAEPDFRATVDACLGHLDASLAPQVRALLGLGEASATPRLGDTRVALPALFIVEIALARLWMTWGIRPHAVVGHSFGEYAAACIAGVLPLEDALRLAVVRGELMQRLPEGAMLGVAMPEAQLLPLLSAKVNVAAVNAPDRCVASGPVADIERLQAELKRRGVGAVRMPAPHAFHSVDVEPLMPVLAREVSTMRRADPSVRYASGLTGTWSRAGELRTPNYWAEQMRQPVRFADAVGALLEDGCSILLEVGPGQDLTPLVRSCLGEDKERVTALASVRRGGATPEHAGLMTALGDLWSLGLEPEWSAVHAHEQRRRLHLPTYPFQEIRCWVESKPSVVAALPVAPVRSAPVPQEVAAPPPPPPPAPPPGREDAPRGDIEERLAALWRERLGLPFVGRDDNFLEIGGNSLMAAQLLNQVREAFGVQLPLAALFEAPTVAGIAERLEPLLRQAPAVTESVELPLVPLPRTGELPLSFVQERVWRLEQHRPGLSAYNIPFILRLEGDLDAGLLDRSLQEVVQRHEALRTTYDTVEGRPVQRFHPHVRIPMDVVELTGTPEEREVEALRLAKEDSARPYDLVNGPVIRATLLRLGARLHVLIGGIHHIVCDTLSIALFVHELGQLYGAFRQGRPSPLPPLPVQYADFGAWQRREISEGRLAEQEQWWRQRLAGMPRQLDVPTDRARPLTSPLTSVRMSVDFPPDLARELGAFGKREGFTSYMLVLAAWNTVLHRYSGQTDIIVGTPIGNRTRAELLPLIGYVAHSAAFRTGFADNPTFRELLGRVKQDVADAQGQPDVPFEYLVEKLIPGKDIGRGRMTDTVFVFHSGIAGGATALELTGVRGSLIDLPDAPVQWGATLSDLTLVLAEEPGRVHGALEYATELFDAPTVRRLVDHLQVLLGAALAAPDTRVSRLPLATPEEHRSWPRPVRQAVSPVLTTRLAEQLARSPDAVAMARGDESWTWRALAGWAKGLATRLRTLGVRTGDPVVLCLRATPEKLAAQWGALEAGAAVVALGPTDLGTLALYAPEGSVSPLVLTWRGMVTSTRLDPSRVVFVEELRDASPQSSEATSIGADSLAWILPAGAGQPAWTLDHRALASLFSALDGRLSASPGATWLAATESSAEQADLESLWALSRGMRVAFPAAQVSARLVRLQGGGPRSKALDLSLLYFANDEDSLSGPKYELLIEGAKFADAHGFSAVWTPERHFHSFGGLYPQPAVVAAALSTVTRNLRLRSGSVVLPLHDPLLVAEQWSVVDNLSGGRVDISVATGWHVHDFSFAPQNYEDRRNILLRNLETVRALWRGERIRRMGGGGVQVEVALRPRPVQRELPVWLTATSSPETFRLAGELGAGVLTGLMVQPLEELRQKVALYREAWRRNGHPGRGHITVMLHTFIGDDEQEVLKTVRQPLMSYFRSSAEITASLLAAQGYQGEIDKVSEADLHAILEHTFEGHAKQTGLIGTIESGVKRLSVVRDADVDEIACLIDFGLETPVVLEGLRRLAKVREQLEREEAAHRVQVVAEAEQGVDALLALARESGATLLHTSARLARTLAELPQAKESLGPVGALVLDSASSELASALHRAAGVEVLLAGGPREGALLPRAPHERVPEGLQPWILDSGGQPVPVGVVGELALTGAGLPRGLWRAEAEATRRLMPHPLDAETRLYRTGRSARLRADGRIEPVTLPAAKAPTPTPKPRTETPSAPRTAPAPRPAAVPGSTAIPRARRDRPLPLSFAQQRLWYLQQLDPSSVAYNNASNFRLTGALDVAALQAALDELVKRHEVLRTTYALTESGAEQRVADTGGLPMRVEDVPGATAEEREEAMLRRCREHSALPFDLSTGPVARALLFRLGAEQHVLSLVLHHVVSDAWCTMVLARELTVLYACFGAGIPSPLPPLPIQYADYAVWQREWLEGAVLAEQLRWWKEQLLHVPALELPTDRPRPAVQSYAGTSLRLQWPRELSEPLLQLGRREGATSFMVLLALFQTLLGRYSGQDDFAVGTPIAGRTRPEVEGIIGCFVNTLAFRSRLSGAPTFRELLGRVRQQALESYSRQDAPFERLMDMLQVPRDQSRTPVFQVVLNVLNTPEADASPQSLQLSGVDVSTDTSKFDLSLEVWEHRAGMSCRFEYATSLFDESTLQRMAEHLSLLARAVVASPDTPLVDLPLLTEAERAQVLATWNDTAAEYPRDELVHHLVEQQVAKRPEAVAVESEGTRLTYAELDAQANQLAHQLRAWGVGPESRVGVCLERSAQLVVTLLGVLKAGG